A single genomic interval of Seriola aureovittata isolate HTS-2021-v1 ecotype China chromosome 10, ASM2101889v1, whole genome shotgun sequence harbors:
- the si:ch211-216l23.2 gene encoding nuclear receptor coactivator 5 yields MSSWAKSSAAARRPPANPNGSAQQLRLYRRAAPYPTREERSEELKDALESYEELEQMQNFSGSVKYEAYKHQPNAKPEGSTPADRRKALYQRFYRQVQEERKPPDCVVLSVTNQCLDYPKSLSQCLQERGLSVEMLYLQAESGLTRALQDVRADGSPLCILVEQTNIALSSCTVIIFSESLKIHRNMPKDQAMDFVAAEYSRGLVKERPPRDPADIAAQASQLLDDFLDREKIERHSVPSETRQLLVLLAEGVHLYPEELETVSDYVRSRQEHIQVSNIEGERGNMLPPGLGKPPPLLPTPPGPPQPQSAGGGGPMVDHSPPPPAPLLPSPGSYPKTKPPPLLSLHRPPGPSLGAPASRGLPSSHSPYGSPAVCRGPLLHHPLPYHTGPRGPHSIRGAPPSLKSSRPPLLSAPGPPLPRPSGPRH; encoded by the exons ATGTCGTCTTGGGCGAAATCATCTGCAGCTGCCCGGCGGCCGCCAGCTAACCCAAACGGAAG TGCTCAACAATTGCGTCTGTATCGGAGAGCAGCGCCTTACCccaccagagaggagaggagtgaagagCTCAAGGATGCCCTGGAAAG TTATGAGGAACTAGAGCAAATGCAAAACTTCAGTGGAAGTGTAAAGTATGAGGCCTACAAGCATCAGCCGAATG CCAAGCCAGAGGGCTCCACTCCAGCAGACAGACGTAAAGCCCTGTATCAGAGGTTCTACAGACaggtgcaggaggagaggaaaccgCCCGACTGCGTGGTGCTCTCTGTCACCAACCAGTGCCT GGATTACCCCAAATCGCTAAGCCAGTGCTTGCAGGAGCGTGGCCTGTCAGTGGAAATGCTCTACCTTCAGGCGGAATCAGGCCTAACCCGGGCCCTGCAGGATGTCCGAGCAGACGGCTCCCCGTTATGTATTCTGGTGGAGCAGACAAACATAGCTCTGTCCTCCTGCACTGTTATCATATTCTCAGAATCCCTCAAAA TCCATCGCAATATGCCCAAAGACCAGGCCATGGACTTTGTTGCAGCTGAGTACAGTCGTGGTCTTGTCAAAGAGCGTCCGCCGAGGGACCCCGCAGACATAGCAGCACAGGCATCACAGCTGCTGGATGACTTTCTTGATCGAGAAAAGATCGAGCGCCACAGTGTTCCGTCTGAGACACGGCAGCTCCTCGTACTGTTAGCTGAGGGGGTGCATCTCTACCCAGAGGAGCTGGAAACCGTCTCGGACTATGTTCGTTCCCGGCAGGAGCACATACAAG tctccaacattgaaggggagagagggaacaTGTTACCTCCGGGACTGGGAAAACCGCCTCCTCTGCTCCCTACTCCACCTGGGCCCCCTCAACCTCAGTCTGCAGGCGGAGGGGGGCCCATGGTGGACCactcccctcctccacctgcacctCTCTTGCCTTCACCAG gttctTATCCCAAAACCAAACCTCCTCCACTGCTGTCCTTACATCGGCCTCCTGGTCCATCACTAGGAGCTCCAGCTTCACGAGGCCTCCCATCCTCACACAGCCCCTACGGTTCCCCTGCTGTGTGTCGTGGGCCCCTACTCCACCATCCTCTTCCATACCACACAGGCCCCAGGGGCCCTCACAGTATTCGAGGAGCCCCCCCCTCCCTAAAGAGTTCACGCCCTCCGCTTCTCTCTGCTCCAG GACCCCCTCTTCCTCGACCGAGTGGCCCGCGACATTAA